The proteins below come from a single Methanospirillum lacunae genomic window:
- a CDS encoding glycosyltransferase encodes MISVIVPSFNEEERIEGCLSSLTKQTLSRDHYEIIVVDGGSKDKTREIAEKYADTVFIQTSPKVGGARNDGALQAKGEILVTTDADTYLPPDWLERIEKGFEDSRVVMIYGPVRPIENTIKNRLYLFLANTFAGIGYLTGTVLFTLGCNSAFRREAFMKAGMYRVSDAGDDLEIAHRMKREGKIWFDRKLWVGFSMRRYDQFGALKSVYEWFYIVFHGGDADKYSYTRREYR; translated from the coding sequence ATGATATCAGTAATTGTTCCTTCATTTAACGAAGAAGAACGTATAGAAGGATGCCTTTCTTCGCTAACTAAACAGACTCTATCCAGGGATCACTACGAGATAATTGTAGTTGATGGTGGATCAAAAGATAAAACCCGTGAGATTGCAGAAAAGTATGCTGACACTGTATTCATCCAGACCAGTCCAAAAGTCGGGGGGGCACGCAATGACGGAGCACTCCAGGCAAAAGGAGAGATACTGGTAACTACTGACGCTGACACATATCTGCCTCCTGATTGGCTCGAACGGATTGAAAAGGGCTTTGAAGATTCAAGGGTTGTAATGATCTATGGTCCTGTCAGGCCTATAGAGAATACCATAAAGAACCGTCTTTATCTCTTTCTTGCAAACACCTTTGCAGGAATCGGCTATCTGACTGGAACAGTTCTCTTTACCCTGGGCTGCAATAGTGCATTTAGACGGGAAGCTTTTATGAAGGCAGGAATGTACCGTGTTTCTGATGCAGGAGATGATCTGGAGATCGCTCACCGGATGAAGCGAGAAGGAAAAATCTGGTTTGATCGTAAACTCTGGGTCGGCTTCTCCATGCGGCGATATGATCAGTTCGGTGCTCTGAAATCAGTGTATGAGTGGTTCTACATAGTCTTTCACGGAGGAGACGCAGATAAGTACTCGTATACCAGGCGTGAATACCGGTAA
- a CDS encoding ATP-binding response regulator — protein MFDHQKEALTEVLIVEDDEIISSLIEKFLLQREYMVTARVTTGEEALYKVAEHLPDIVLMDINLAGKIDGITATKYITSIFRIPVIFLSAQDDEKTLNRAANAEPASFIIKPFSGKDLYSNIEIALHNDRLLKKSKDFQFSKIRRVARAALSELDAYFILDNRGRILFINPYGEHILNVSRNNVINDPIGKYLTFYDTRQNTVFTDTYQDVIRESLVLGIKQHIAVKMKDGTFRHVVIQSSSIRDAANETIGVMVRMHMKMKNEV, from the coding sequence ATGTTTGACCACCAAAAAGAAGCACTCACCGAGGTACTCATCGTCGAAGATGATGAGATCATCTCATCGTTGATCGAGAAATTTCTCCTTCAACGTGAGTACATGGTTACCGCACGGGTTACCACCGGAGAAGAAGCACTTTATAAGGTTGCCGAGCATCTGCCAGATATCGTTTTGATGGATATCAATCTCGCTGGAAAAATTGACGGGATCACTGCAACAAAATACATTACATCGATATTTAGAATTCCAGTAATCTTTCTATCAGCACAGGATGATGAGAAGACATTAAACCGGGCAGCCAATGCCGAGCCGGCAAGTTTTATCATCAAACCATTCAGCGGAAAGGACCTCTACTCCAACATCGAGATAGCTCTCCATAATGATCGACTGCTCAAGAAATCCAAGGACTTCCAGTTCAGTAAGATCCGCAGGGTGGCACGAGCTGCGCTCTCTGAACTGGATGCGTATTTCATCCTTGATAACAGAGGAAGAATCCTCTTTATCAACCCTTATGGAGAGCACATCCTCAATGTTTCACGAAATAATGTAATCAATGATCCAATTGGCAAATACCTGACATTCTACGATACCAGACAGAATACTGTTTTTACCGATACATATCAGGATGTTATCAGAGAGAGTCTGGTTCTTGGAATAAAACAACATATCGCGGTCAAGATGAAGGATGGGACCTTTAGACATGTTGTAATTCAATCATCTTCAATCAGGGATGCAGCAAACGAAACGATTGGAGTGATGGTCAGAATGCATATGAAGATGAAGAATGAAGTTTGA